The following proteins come from a genomic window of Natronosalvus vescus:
- a CDS encoding nitroreductase family protein yields MSLFQRARSIHRERGFLSLARKSPKFLANRVLFDKFVWKLIDKGKAKKVLANSRTLTTLYFALHQTFYIEQQTMLHGQATYHEEEEQRENPRHRIIRNIHRIEKGLSMKNRRSVFAEGYIKETVHDVISAWKRNEHPDDQLYWAVDVLSKYFETVEVNDNIRGSKIIFESFLADINYEPGNRTPKPRQEFECEPVEHEDLKKLAEQRSSTRWFKQRKVPRERIDDALEVAIQSPTACNRQPFEFRIYDDDELIKEIVELPMGTKGYRENVPCLAVIVGKQRAYFHNRDRHVVYIDSSLAAMSFQFALETLGLASCCINWPAIPWREREMAELINLDNDEEVIMLMAIGYPDEEGMVPYSEKKDLDSIRKYNKL; encoded by the coding sequence ATGTCACTATTTCAGCGTGCACGGTCAATTCACCGTGAAAGAGGCTTTTTGTCACTAGCACGAAAGAGCCCTAAATTCTTAGCGAACCGTGTGTTATTTGATAAATTTGTTTGGAAGTTAATTGATAAAGGCAAGGCTAAAAAGGTTCTCGCAAATTCACGAACATTGACAACACTATATTTTGCGCTTCATCAAACCTTCTATATAGAACAACAAACGATGCTCCACGGACAAGCTACATATCATGAAGAAGAAGAGCAAAGAGAAAACCCTCGTCACAGAATAATTCGAAATATTCACAGGATAGAAAAAGGCCTTTCGATGAAAAATAGACGATCGGTTTTCGCTGAGGGTTATATCAAGGAAACAGTCCATGATGTCATTAGCGCATGGAAACGTAACGAACATCCTGATGATCAACTTTATTGGGCTGTTGATGTACTCAGCAAATATTTCGAGACAGTGGAGGTAAACGATAATATTCGCGGATCAAAGATAATATTCGAAAGCTTTCTTGCCGATATTAATTATGAACCTGGTAATCGAACACCAAAACCACGGCAAGAATTTGAATGTGAACCAGTCGAACACGAGGATCTCAAAAAATTAGCTGAGCAACGTTCAAGCACTCGGTGGTTTAAACAACGTAAAGTTCCACGCGAACGTATCGATGATGCCCTTGAAGTCGCCATACAATCTCCAACTGCCTGTAACCGACAACCTTTTGAGTTTCGTATTTATGACGACGACGAATTAATAAAAGAAATAGTGGAATTGCCTATGGGAACAAAGGGATATCGTGAAAATGTTCCTTGCCTAGCAGTAATAGTAGGAAAACAACGAGCCTACTTCCACAACCGGGACAGGCATGTGGTTTACATTGACTCAAGCTTGGCTGCAATGTCTTTCCAATTCGCCCTCGAAACGCTAGGGCTTGCCTCATGCTGTATCAACTGGCCTGCAATTCCCTGGCGGGAACGAGAGATGGCTGAACTTATTAACTTAGATAACGACGAAGAAGTCATCATGTTAATGGCGATTGGATATCCTGATGAAGAGGGAATGGTTCCCTATTCCGAGAAGAAAGACTTAGACTCAATCCGAAAATATAACAAATTATAA
- a CDS encoding polysaccharide pyruvyl transferase family protein, whose product MEDVLKRITFGTAICKSTLTDTISSEEKPDLSFKKENIVIIGGELFNKGAQAMTFTVVDQLQRRFPEKSIYLFSEKDYYRDESDKEQYGFKILPWTVNTRTNAMSPILPTPSKVSKSVKDEVLSVLKDCAFIIDINGYALSSQWGVNRSMLYMANIAAAKNFSIPIYIFPQSIGPFDYQVPAKYLLDPLFRTYLPFPELICPREREGKDWLGKYTNSNVDHQFDIVLQYKGYDLDNIYSKIPEFREPVINENAIGIIPNSQVEKRIESEKLYKLYSELIKSLLNNGNEVYVLRHSVEDLELCNRIVQRAENSDDVHLLNSDFSAIELEHIIEQFQFIIGSRYHSIVHAYKNNTPVIAIGWATKYESLLDKFDQSQYFFEGRNKVTASELINAAERLSKNMMREKRVIENTRGEILENDIITENFS is encoded by the coding sequence ATGGAAGATGTTTTGAAGAGGATTACCTTCGGCACTGCTATATGTAAGAGTACTCTTACCGACACTATCTCTTCTGAGGAGAAACCAGACCTTAGCTTTAAAAAGGAAAATATTGTGATTATCGGTGGTGAGTTGTTTAATAAGGGAGCTCAAGCGATGACGTTCACTGTCGTTGACCAACTACAAAGACGATTCCCAGAAAAGTCCATTTATTTATTCTCAGAGAAGGATTATTACCGTGACGAATCAGATAAGGAACAATATGGGTTCAAGATATTGCCTTGGACGGTGAATACACGTACTAATGCAATGTCTCCTATTCTCCCTACTCCCTCTAAAGTCTCAAAATCTGTTAAAGATGAAGTTCTATCTGTCCTAAAAGACTGTGCATTTATAATTGATATCAATGGATACGCTTTATCGTCCCAATGGGGAGTCAACCGGTCAATGTTGTATATGGCAAATATAGCAGCTGCTAAGAATTTCTCCATTCCAATCTACATCTTCCCTCAGTCAATTGGTCCGTTTGACTATCAGGTTCCAGCAAAATATCTTCTTGATCCACTTTTCCGAACTTATCTGCCGTTCCCAGAACTCATCTGCCCACGTGAACGCGAAGGTAAAGATTGGCTCGGCAAATATACTAATTCGAATGTTGATCATCAGTTTGATATTGTTCTTCAATATAAGGGCTATGATCTGGACAATATTTATTCAAAAATCCCAGAATTCCGAGAACCAGTTATAAATGAAAATGCTATCGGCATAATTCCGAACTCCCAGGTAGAAAAGCGGATAGAGAGCGAAAAACTGTACAAATTATATTCTGAACTAATCAAATCGCTACTTAATAATGGGAATGAGGTATATGTCTTACGTCACTCAGTAGAAGATTTAGAATTATGCAATAGAATTGTACAACGGGCAGAAAATTCTGATGACGTCCATCTTCTTAACAGTGATTTTTCTGCTATTGAATTAGAACATATAATCGAACAATTCCAGTTTATTATCGGGTCTAGGTATCATTCAATAGTTCATGCTTATAAGAATAACACTCCCGTGATTGCGATCGGTTGGGCGACAAAATATGAATCGCTTTTAGATAAGTTTGATCAATCACAATATTTCTTTGAGGGGAGAAATAAAGTGACCGCTAGCGAACTAATAAATGCTGCAGAAAGACTTTCTAAGAATATGATGCGAGAAAAAAGAGTTATAGAAAATACCAGGGGAGAGATACTAGAAAACGACATAATCACAGAAAATTTCTCATGA